The following DNA comes from Triticum aestivum cultivar Chinese Spring chromosome 3D, IWGSC CS RefSeq v2.1, whole genome shotgun sequence.
tatgcatggaaggttggacgaaggggtggtgggAAGAAAGGTGACAAGGAAACCTTATGTTCTTTTTAGGTAGTAGACATACATTCATTTTGatccatttctatgacaagtaattccggacggattGAGTATTGCTTATCCAAATTATAGTAGTATTTCGGTTTGTTTCATTATGTCATACGAAACGCAAAAACAAAGTATTCTTTTTAAGTGGATGCTAAATTTTCCACGAATGAAGTGCAAAAGAATCTTTAGGGAAATTCTCATATAGGATTTCCTAAAAATCAAACGATCCATAAAGGAATAGAAAAAACATCCTAAGTTTTCCGATCCTCTACTTTTATataaaaataatttaaataaagAGCCCTTCATAAATAATTAACCCAAATAAAAAGGTCATCTTTCATTTACCAAGAGTCAGCGGCTCAATCGGCGGAGACCAGCAACTCCATTTTCCATTAGGCTAGTgataggcgccggcgcgccggcccaaaTTTCGGCTAGCCGCGCCTTATCCATTCGATTCCGTTCAGCTGGGCCATGAGATCCTTATCCACAAATCACTTCATCCCCTCCCGCATGCGTCCCTCCCTCTTCGTTGTCTTCCTCTCATCACCACGCAGCTCCGCCCACCTCCCAGACAGTCGTTCCTCGCCGGTCGCCTCCCGCCGACTTGCCTCATCATCGTCGGTAGCCGCTGTCGCCGATTGCCTTTTTAAGCTGCCGGTAGCAGCTCCCCCTTCCTCCTCGACCTTTGCAGTCATGGGTAGCCATCACCGGCTACGACACCGCTGCTCACCGGTGACGGCACTCCGCCGGTGGTGCCCCCCAGTTGCAACGTTGATGGAGGCGACGAAGTAACTCGCGGAAATCACTATATATAGTTCCAACAAAAAAGATGGCTAGTTGAACAAAATTTCTCGCCGGCCGCACCAAAAATCGTGATcccagcaaaaaagaaaaaaaatgctttTGTACTCGCATCTATGGAAATCACTAGttccagaaaagattcttgatgctTCCAGCAAAAACAATGGTTCGTTGAAACAAACTTTCTCGCCGGCCGCACCAAAAATTGCGAtcccagaaaaaagaaaaaaatgcttgTGTACGCATTCATGGAAATCACTGGTTCCAACAAAAATGTTTAATGGTTTCAGCAAAAACAATGGCTAGTTGAAGAAAAAAAACCCCTGCTGGTTCCAACATTTTGCTGCCACGATTGTAGCACCTCCGATCGCCGGTTAGCAAAAAGGCTGGTTCGTTCCAGCATCGTCGGCGTCGTCGCAGCACCTTCAACGACCCCTGTTGCAGCACGCCACGACGCGGTCCCAGCTTCCGCCGATGTCGGTTGCAACACGTCTCACCGTGGTTCACATCTTCTCCGGTGACCGGTCGCCACTCGTAGCTCAGCCTCGTCGGAGCGTGTAGCGCAACACCGGAGGACAACGGATGCATGGGTGGTGCATGGCTAGGCCGCTGCCCGTCATGGCCGGTTGCCGCACACAGGCCAGCCACCTTCGACGTGCATGCCAATATGGTTAGAAGAGATGGTGTGGCGGAGGGCTCTCACCGACTGGCCAGATTGCATGAAGGAAGGGAGCAGAAGAGGAGGGGATTGAACAGAGGTAGGAGATGCTCTGCGTTTCGATAAGAAAGTGGCGGAGGAGATAAGGCTTATGGGCTCACGAGGGAGGCGACCGGCCGAGCGCTCCGTTCCCAAAGGTTTAGAGTGACTCAGATCCCGCAAAAGCCGCGAATCCGCAACATTCCGGCGAGTATACGGGCTCGGCCCAATTTTCCGGCCAGAacagagcccgcatactcgcccCGTCCGTAAAAAATTTTGCCGCGACCCGCAAACCGCACGCCCCGACCAGTATATCTACGGGTTCGCGACGCGTttgcgggtcgaaaccctatctccccgccgccgccgagctacGCAATTCCCCACCCCCTCTCCACATTTCTCGTCGCGGGCGACCCCCTTCCGCCTCCGGCCGctatgtggggccgcatgtggagctccggatgcggctctggcagcagatccggcggcggcagcgacCCCGAGCGCGAGCAGCGCGTCCGGTCGGACGGCGCGAGGAAGCACGGGGCGAGGAAGTGGACCGACCGCGGcctctcgccgccgccgagctTCCGCGTCCGCGAGACGGACGAGTATGACCGTCGGCACGGCCGTACCCCGTCCTCTGCCGCGTCCGTCTCCTCCGCGGCGAGATCTTCCTACGCCGGGAGCTCCTCTCTTCCGGCGCGGGCCTTCTTCCCATGAAGAGGGTGTGGTCGGAGGAGCCGGAGGACTTCGAGTTCGTCCCCGtcaaggaggagcccgaggagctTGGCCGCCGCGGAGTCGTCGGGCCAGAGGACTTCGTCGCCGATGTAGATGCGGTTGCGGCTGCCATTGCCGAGCGGAGcatgcgcgaggaggcggagcgccggCGCCACCACGAGGAGCTCAAAGACCTTGAGTTCCGGCAGGCGGTCGCGGCCAACCTCGCCGccaaggagaaggacgacgagtggcggcgcatctgcgaggagcagagggcgaagtacatcgacctcggcagctccggcgaggaggattgagctcctccacgacgtcgtccatggccgcgagctcggcgcCGTGAGATCCCCACCCCTCTAGTACTAGTACTGATGTAATATGTAGTATGAACTAGTGTTTGTAGTGTTTGATCATGTAAATATATGTAGTACGTGgtgcaatttctcccgcgaaactgttttttcaaattatgcagtttCATCTATAGTTTTTGTTCGGCCCCACTCGTTCTCGACCCACAAACAAAATCTTTGtcaaactgcaaacgcgttttgcgggtcgaGATTTTACAGGGTCAGTCGCTCTTACCTTTCCATTAATGCAGTTCCCCCCAAAAAATTAATGCAGTTCCTTCGAATTTTCACCCAGTACCTCACACACTCAGACTAGACGGCGAATTCGGCTACTGCTACAGATAAGCTCTGGTGCTCAAGCTCTGCACGCCATCCCTACATCCTCGGATCTCtctcgtccgccgccgccaccgcgcccatGGATGTCGTGGGCGCAGCGTCCTGGCTAGTCCAGGTCGTCCTGGAGAAGCTCGTCAGCGACGGCATCGACGCCGCTTGGGCCGTCGCGCGCTCCGCCGGCCCCGATCCGGATCCCGGAGGCGACGTCCACCGCCTCCGCTCCCGCCTGCAAAGCCTCCATCTCGTCCTCTCCGCGGCTCAGGAGCGCGTGCCCAGGGCGCGCAGCGAGGCCCTGCTCGGCTCCCTCCGCCGTCTCCATCGACTCGCCTGCGACGCAGacaacctgctcgacgaaatgctctACCACCAGATCCACCACCAGCTCCATCCGGACGAGGCTAGTGACACTTCCTCCTCGCTGTCCGCCGTCCAGTCGGTGGTCTCCAAGATTCGTGGCGCTAAGAGGGCGCGACTTGGTGGAGATGAGGATGCTACCGTCCGAATTGATGACATCTTGAGGCGGATGTGTGAAGCTGGAGACGATGTCCGTGAGGCAATCAAGATGGAGAGGTTGGACGCTGTTGTCACTTGCAGTGGCCAGGCTGCTGGTATGGATTGCCGTGGCTGGACAACAGCTTACGTTACCGAGCCAAAGATATTTGGGAGAGACGCTGTAAAGGAGCACATTGTGCAGACGCTCGTCAGCGCTGAGGCTTGTGGTGTCAACTTGTCAGTCCTTCCAATTGTGGGTAATGGCGGTGTTGGGAAAACTACTCTAGCGCAGCTCGTTTATAGCGATGCAAGAGTGCAAGGTTGCTTCAGCAAGCGGATATGGATCTCGGTGTCTGCCGACTTTGATGAAGTAAGGCTCACTCGTGAGATGCTGGACTGCCTATCAACTGGTGCAAGCAAGCATGAAGGAATCACAAACCTGAATAAACTCCAAGAGATTCTTGACGAGGATTTGAAGTCGAAACGACTACTCCTTGTTTTGGATGATATGTGGGAAGACAATGATAAAAGCCGCTGGGACAAGCTGTTAGCACCACTAAGATGTTCGATGAATGGCAATGTCATCCTGGTCACAACAAGAAATCATTCGGTTGTAAAAATGATTTCTACTATGGACCCTATCCATTTAGATGGCCTGAAAGATGATGACTTTTGGCTTATGTTCAAATCATGTGCATTTGGTGATGAGAAATATGAAGGACATCCAAGCTTACAGGTTATTGGGAAGAGGATAGCCAACAAGTTGAAGGGTTACCCCTTAGCTGCAAAAAGTGTTGGCGCCCTGTTGAGAAGAGACCTTGATGGTGGCCACTGGATGTCAATTTTGCAAAGTGATGAATGGAAGCTACAGCAAGGGCCGGATGATATCATCCCAGCATTGAAACTTAGTTTCACACACTTGCCTTTCCGTCTCCAAAGGTGTTTTTCTTATTGTGCACTATTTCCCAAGGGTCACATGTTTGATGGGCTGGACTTGGTTCGCATTTGGATATCACAAGGTCTTATTTCTTCTGGAAGTAAGCGAATGGAGAAAACTGGTTATCATTACCTGAATGATTTAGTGGACCGAGGCTTTTTCCAAAAAAGTACATACTACTCTATGCATGATCTCATTCATGACCTGGCACATATAGTTTCTTTAGAAGAATGCCATATGATGGACAATTTTGATTCAGGAAGTGGAACAGGTCATGCAACTATTCGACACCTATCTATCAATACAAGATCTGCCTATAAGTGGAACCCACATGCGTGCAGTTTTTCTCCCAGTGATAACTTTCAGAGAAAGCTGGCTTACATTGGTGAAAAAGTGCAGACCAAAAATTTGAGCACCTTAATGCTATTTGGAAAGTATGACAAAGAGTTTTCTGAAACTTTTTCCAAGGTATTCAAAGAAGTGCGGTATCTTCGCGTATTGAGGTTGCCCACGCTAAGTTATAGCATAGACTCTCTAATCTGTAACTTCAGCAAGTTAATCCATCTTCGCTACCTCGAACTAATATCCAGTGTTCCTGGCACACCCTTGCCAGAGGTTATATGCCAACTTTATCACCTCCAGGTTCTTGATGTAGAATACTGGGTGCACCTTTCTACTTTACCACATGGGATGAGTAATCTTGTAAATCTGAGGCATTTTGTTGCTCGAGGTGAATTGCATGCAAAGATTGCTGGAGTTGGGAGGCTAAAGTTGCTCCAAGAGCTGAAGGAATTCCGAGTGGGAAAGACTAAAGACTTTCAGATTGAACAGTTAACCGGGTTAAGAGAATTGGGAGGATCACTTGCAATTTACAATCTGGAGAATGTGGGAAGCAGGGAGGAGTCTATGAATGCTGGATTAAGGGACAAAATATACATCCATGATTTGCTGCTATCATGGTGTAAGAACCGGTTTGATGTGAGTTCTATAACTGAGGCAAAGGTGCTTGAGGGTCTTCATCCACATTGCGGGCTTAAGCGCCTTCATATAACTAGTTATGGAGGTATTTATTCCCCAACATGGTTGAGCTCCAATTTTCCGCTCACCAGCTTAGAGTCTATCTATCTGGAGAATTGCACAAAATGGGAGTTACTTCCGCCATTTGGGCAATTTCCACTCCTTAAAACACTGGATTTGGTTCAATTGTCTGCTTCAACAGAAGTACCAATTATGTCCTGCGAAGATTGGGCTGAATCTGAAAAGCATGTCCTTTTTCCATGTCTAGAAGAACTTGTAATAAGAGATTGCCCTAAACTAAGGTCATTTGCATCACCACAATCTTCTTCCAGTGGCAAAGGCTTTCACTTCGGCTGTCTCCGTCGTGTCAACATCTACAATTGTCCTCAGCTTATTCACTTACCCCAGTTTGGTGAGATGAAATCTCTATTCACAATGTCTATTGAGGGAGTAGGAGCATTTCCTCACATCAGATTACTTGTGCGAGCATTGCATATCAAGGGGGGTGCTAGTGTGAGAACCTTGGATGAGATATTAGTATTAGTTTTGACTGGCTGCAGACTCAGTGCTCTTGAGAAATTAACAATTTCGAGCTTTCTGGATTTTGAATATCTGCCATGGGAAATTTTCTGTCAGCTTCTCTCCTTAGAAATGCTGGTAATTATGGACTGCCCAAGGTTTTTCCTGCCTGTATATCCATATGGCCAACGAGGTGAAACTATCTTCTCACCATTGCTCAAGAAGCTTGTCATCCAAGCATGTGGTATCACTGGGAAGCAGTTATCTGACTTGCTGTTGCAATTGcccctcctttatttcttgactaTTAGAAAGTGTCCAAAAATAGCATCCTTGGCAATTGGTGGTCTGATTGCTGGGAATGTGAGCTCCATAACATCTGACAACCACGACTGGACAACTGATGGCTTGTTGCAAATCCCATCTGATCTCTTAAATCGACTTCAGTATTTGTGCATAGAGGACATTCCAGATCTGGTTCTCCGGGGCAGTGAAAGTTTTCTTGGATTTGTGTCACTCAAAACACTACATATAACAGGATGCCCTGAGTTTTTCATCTCCATAATGACAGAAAAGGAGAAATCTAGTGGCAGCTGCCCCCTTCTACCACCATCGCTACAAGACCTTCTGGTTACTCACATGGATAACAAGTTGCTGACCTCCATGCTTTCTAATCTCACCTTGTTGTCCATCTTGTCGGTATCACGGAGTCCAGAGCTAACATCCGTTGCTCTTTATCCTTGCACATCTTTAGAAACATTGATTGTCGAGAAATGTTCTAGGTTATCTGCTCTGGACGGTACGGGGTCCCTCTGCAGTATCAAGCACATGCGGATATTTGAATGCCCTAGTTTGGCCATAAACTGCAGCCCTTCTTCATCACATGGGCAGGACCAGGATCTGTACTTTTTACTGCATCTGGAAAAGCTTGAGATCGATAACACTTCATTCTTTAACACGGCAATTTGCAAGAGCCTCCCCTCTCTCCAATATGTAGTGTTTTTCATGGTAATAACGAATAATATTTGGATTGATGTTTCAAACCTACTCAATATGTAATGGTTTCTCATGCCCTCATTCTCTGCAGGCAAAGAATGTGAGATGCTTCACAGAAGAACAGGACAAAGCACTTTGTCACCTAACATCTCTTCATACTCTTGATTTTTGCTATTGCACTGATCTCCTATCGCTGCCTAAGGAGCTGCATCTTCTTTCCTCCGTCAAGAGATTATCGATTAAGGCTTGTCCAGGAATTCTCTCATTGCCAGAAAAGGGCCTGCCAGCTTCCCTACAGGAGTTGTATGTGAGCAACTGCAGTACAGAACTAAAGGAACAATGCAGGAAGACGAAAAACGTTAGATGTGTTTATGTTGATAGACATGCAGGCAAATTCATAAGTATATGCAAGATGTTACGGCTGTATTTTAGGTACTATTTcctgattttatttatttatttactgtaTGTATACACGCAGAATCTTATTGTTACTGAATAACCAGTAATAATGCTGACCCAAGTTTATTTTTTTTGCTGGCTTAATTCATTCACAGGAACCAGAAAAGATGAGGGTCCATTCTGATGGAAATTACAATTTTTCGAGCTACTAAATCCATGTGGTGATTTGTTGTTTGTTTCATGCAAGTGGCAGAAACATCTCTCTGATGAAAGTCCGGAAGTGAAGGTGGTTTCGTGAGGACCCTGTCCAGATTCGGAAATACTCATGGGAGGCCTGCATCAGGCTTCTAAAAGATTTCTCTTCTGGAGGTAGTGATTTTTGGTTGGTTGGCTTGCAGGCCACCATATCAGGCTAAAAGGGAACCAGAAACCTGCTTTCTCATAGCAGACAGGGTTCTAATCAGCATCTATTTCTGTTGCCCATGTCCGCCAGACGATGAGGCGTTGCAAAGGTTAAATTCTTTCCCTGCGTGCACACGGGTAGGTGGTCACCAAACTAGACTGTTTCCTTGAGAATCCCAAGCTAGGTTATTGGAGATGTCACCAAGTCATGATCCAGAGCTAAGTATAGATAGTGTCGGTTGTGGAAATtgcactgaagaaaaaaaatgcaaGGGAAGTAATCTTAGAGTTACTGATGAGTTGGGCATGTCCATAGCAGAGAAAGCAAACCTTCTGTGGTCACTCTGCTATTTAGAGATGTCAATACTTTATCTTAGAGTTACTGATAAGTTTATCTTTAGCGTCATTTCTAGACATTTTATACAGCTTGTCCATATTATTTTCTTTGTTCAAGAGCTTGGCATGTCCCGGTATTGTTAAAGCTGCTGCCAGTAAAATGTTTCCAGAAAGATCAAGTCACAACAGTAGATGTGGCTGCTCTTTGCTTTGCATAGAAGAGTTGCCATGTTGACTCTGCTCATTGACTTGCGCGTGAAACATGGACACAAATTTTCTTTGCTGCACAAACAAACAGGTTCCCTTTGTTAACTCTGCTACGTTTAGGAGGTTTGGCTTGAAGCTTGTGTGTATGCAATGGTTCAGTGAAGTTGGTAATGGTACATAATTATCTGAAATCTTGGATGATTCGGCAAACTATCCTTGCCTGGCTTCAAAAGTTGTAAGCTAACTTTAGTGTTAAACATGCTTTGTCCCGAACATGATCAAACATTTCTACACATTTGGATGTTACCCTTCAAAAGTTATTCAGGCTAAAAGTTTGGCTGAGCTCGTGTTGTTTCTTGCCTGTGGCTTGTATAACAGTTTGCTCACCTTTTGTTTTACAGTTTTAGCCAAATCTTGTGACACTTACCAAGATGATCCTGCAAACTTTGGAACTTGTAACAAAAACAACAACACGCCAAGGATTTAAGTGTGCTTTGATCTGCTTCATACATGCCTCTGCTTTGTTGGCGAAGGAGCAATGGAGCAGTTCTCTATATGTAAGCGTTGCGATCACCTATGGGAGCGTTGCCGGTGCTCCGCCTGCGCCCCTGCCATGAGGGTGCGTCGCCCGAGCCGGTGGTGGCACCGTGGAGATTGGGGGAGGGCTTGACGGGGAGCTCTCCACTGGCCGCCGCGCTGATCCATGGTGGGTTGCCGCGGCCGCCTGGGGAGACGGAAACCAGAGGTGAGCTTTCTATTTTTTTATTAGGGGTAAAAAGGATATTTTTTTTATGAGTGGGTAAAAACGAGATGTGAGCTGAGCATCGCCACTGGGCTTGTTCGGTCTGAGCCTCATCGTGGGCTGCCACGGCCTTGTGTGGTGGGTGGCCCATTTCCGCCCGGGTGATCCTATTTCCCGCACATTTCCCTCCCAAAAAAAAGAAGAATTCCCGCACAtgtctttttttttttgcatggaaatTCCCGCACATGTCGACGGGTAGTCAGGCAACGTGTACCCCTCTGTACTTCGTGTAGGTAAGACTGGGCCGATGCATGTAAGAGACTCCCTTTCCAAGTTTCGGAAGGTTTATGAATCGGTTTTTTTCTCTCTatgttttctttcctttttctcgtttagtttagttttttcttttcttttttcatttccatttgttcttttgtttcctttttcatttttaaaTTAATGAATACTTTTTAATTCGGTGATCATTTTTTAATAcacgaacatattttgaatttgacatTTTTTAATTGTGAACAATTTTCAATATCATGAACAAGTTCTCAAATTCGcaaatatattttattttgtgaacattttttgtattGGCAAAGAGCAAAGTTTTGCCTAGGCGGAGCGAAAAAAGTTCGAAGTGATCAGAATAGTGATAAAAAACTAGAGCAATAATTATATATATCTTTTGACATCACAAGGACAGCAAGGAATGTTCTCCAATAGTAATGCCTTCAGAAAAGAAACACTGCTCAAGCGTTGACGTCTCTGTATCCAACCACCGAAGGCCAGATCCTAAGTTTTCATCCTAACAAAttcaagcaatgccttcaacaaggcaaCGACGCAAGAATATCATCCCCGTCAGAGATAATCAACTAGAATTAGACATAGAATTCTCACCCCGATGCTCGAGAAGGATATGCCGCCACCACTTTCCACAATCCCAGCAATAAATGCACATCACGGTCTTGACGTCACATTCCATGCAAGCAAAGACCGTGCACGCATAAGCAGGCAATCAAGCCGCGACAAGAAACGGTCGCCGCCAAAGACTTTGAATAAAGAAGTCGTCATGCACACGGATGGAGATTGATGAGGGAGGAAGCTCACTAGCACCTAACTGGATGCATAGACGACAAATACGGCTGCAGAAAAAATCGAAACTTGGAGAGCATCTTGGAATGCATACTTGAGACTTAGAACGTTCAGTGAATCAGGAAGTCAGGCTGAGCAGGTTTTGGAATCGAGTGCTGTCACCATTCCTCCACTCGTTTCTTTGTCTCCGGTTGAAGATATTCTGCAATCTGCTACGGTTTGGAGAACAACTGATACTAAGCAAGCAGGAAGCCAGGCCGAGCAAGTGATACTTGTCCAGGACTAGTGGCAGGGGCGCGGCCATCATGGGTGCACAAATCTT
Coding sequences within:
- the LOC123076912 gene encoding putative disease resistance protein RGA1 is translated as MDVVGAASWLVQVVLEKLVSDGIDAAWAVARSAGPDPDPGGDVHRLRSRLQSLHLVLSAAQERVPRARSEALLGSLRRLHRLACDADNLLDEMLYHQIHHQLHPDEASDTSSSLSAVQSVVSKIRGAKRARLGGDEDATVRIDDILRRMCEAGDDVREAIKMERLDAVVTCSGQAAGMDCRGWTTAYVTEPKIFGRDAVKEHIVQTLVSAEACGVNLSVLPIVGNGGVGKTTLAQLVYSDARVQGCFSKRIWISVSADFDEVRLTREMLDCLSTGASKHEGITNLNKLQEILDEDLKSKRLLLVLDDMWEDNDKSRWDKLLAPLRCSMNGNVILVTTRNHSVVKMISTMDPIHLDGLKDDDFWLMFKSCAFGDEKYEGHPSLQVIGKRIANKLKGYPLAAKSVGALLRRDLDGGHWMSILQSDEWKLQQGPDDIIPALKLSFTHLPFRLQRCFSYCALFPKGHMFDGLDLVRIWISQGLISSGSKRMEKTGYHYLNDLVDRGFFQKSTYYSMHDLIHDLAHIVSLEECHMMDNFDSGSGTGHATIRHLSINTRSAYKWNPHACSFSPSDNFQRKLAYIGEKVQTKNLSTLMLFGKYDKEFSETFSKVFKEVRYLRVLRLPTLSYSIDSLICNFSKLIHLRYLELISSVPGTPLPEVICQLYHLQVLDVEYWVHLSTLPHGMSNLVNLRHFVARGELHAKIAGVGRLKLLQELKEFRVGKTKDFQIEQLTGLRELGGSLAIYNLENVGSREESMNAGLRDKIYIHDLLLSWCKNRFDVSSITEAKVLEGLHPHCGLKRLHITSYGGIYSPTWLSSNFPLTSLESIYLENCTKWELLPPFGQFPLLKTLDLVQLSASTEVPIMSCEDWAESEKHVLFPCLEELVIRDCPKLRSFASPQSSSSGKGFHFGCLRRVNIYNCPQLIHLPQFGEMKSLFTMSIEGVGAFPHIRLLVRALHIKGGASVRTLDEILVLVLTGCRLSALEKLTISSFLDFEYLPWEIFCQLLSLEMLVIMDCPRFFLPVYPYGQRGETIFSPLLKKLVIQACGITGKQLSDLLLQLPLLYFLTIRKCPKIASLAIGGLIAGNVSSITSDNHDWTTDGLLQIPSDLLNRLQYLCIEDIPDLVLRGSESFLGFVSLKTLHITGCPEFFISIMTEKEKSSGSCPLLPPSLQDLLVTHMDNKLLTSMLSNLTLLSILSVSRSPELTSVALYPCTSLETLIVEKCSRLSALDGTGSLCSIKHMRIFECPSLAINCSPSSSHGQDQDLYFLLHLEKLEIDNTSFFNTAICKSLPSLQYVVFFMAKNVRCFTEEQDKALCHLTSLHTLDFCYCTDLLSLPKELHLLSSVKRLSIKACPGILSLPEKGLPASLQELYVSNCSTELKEQCRKTKNVRCVYVDRHAGKFISICKMLRLYFRNQKR